The DNA region GGCGACCGATATCGCCAATCTGGAGGCCGCAAGTCACTCCATCGACCCAACCCAGCAAACCGAGTTGGCGACTCTCCAGCGGATCAATCAGGCACTCCTGCTCATGCTTCGCACTCAGCAGGAGACGAACTCCATCGGCACCACGCAATCACTGCAACAGATGATGGCGGCCAAGCAGCAGCAGGACAGCCTCAAAGCCAGCTTCCAGAACGCCACCAGCTACCAGAACAACTTCCAGACATCCGTCGCACCGGCTTACTCCGGTGCATCGTCCGCAATGCGTTACTAACCGCCTCATCCACTACGCGGGGGTTGCAGTATGGGACTACTGAACTTCATCACTCAAGGGTGCGACTCTCTCTCGGCGACAGCCGCACCCTCCGTTACCGCAATGGGCCTGCGTATGTGCATCGCCCTCGCCACGATCATGCTCGTCTGGTTCGGAGTGCAGGAGGCGCTTGCATCCTCGCAGGGCGGACCGGGATTCAGCATGTCGCGCTTCCTCAGCTTCTTCATGCTCATCACCTTCGCCTATGTCATGGTGAAGTATTACGACTCGTCCATTCCAGGACTGGGATCTTCGATCAAAGGCTACATCAACGGCGGCGCTCAGAACCTCGTTCAACTCATTGGGACGGATAGCACAGACCAGATGATGAACACTCTGTCGCAAGCACAACAGAACGCTGGCCCCGGCATGGTGGCGAGCTTCGAGCAACCGTATCTTGTGCTGATCTTCGCCATCACGCAGGTATTGCTTGGACTGCTGTCGGCACTCATTGCCGCCATCGTCGGATACGGTGCCATCGCCAGCACGGTTGTCGGACTCCTTGGCCCGGTGTTCATCCCATTTCTCGTCTTCGACAAACTGGACTTCCTCTTCTGGGGCTGGCTCAAGGCTTTCATCAGTTTCAGTTTCTATAAGGTTGTCGCCGCCGCTTGCCTCAGCGTCCTCAGCCATATCCTGACGGCGTATTACACCAACTTCATCAATGCGACCGACCCGGCGACGATGGTCAAGAACTTCCCACTGCTCCTGTTGCTCATCCTCGTTAACGTCTTCGTTCTGCTTAAGATTCCGGCTCTCACCGCTTCCATCTTCTCCGGTTCGAGCAGCGGGCATGACGGTGGCATGGGCATGATTACCACCGCGATTATGGCACTTGGATAAGGAGACTCGTCATGCAGGAATCTATGAAGTCTGAAGTCACTCCCGACATCAGCCGTGCGGCGGAGCGGTACTTGGAACAATATGGCGATCCACTGGTCACGAACACCTACCTCAAGATCGCCATGCTCTGCCTTGCTGGACTCTGCGTGATGCTTGGCTTGCTCGTATTCAAGAGCCAGAAGGCACTTGCCTCTGCGAAGCCGTTCATCATCCGCATCAGCGATGTTGGGCACGCCGAAGCGATCGACTATCGCAACTTCGACTATCGGCCCCAGGAGGCGGAGAACAAGTATTACCTCACCCGCTGGGCGAACCTGTACTTTGGTCGCAATCGCTACACCATCGAGCGCGACCAGACACAGGCGCTTTACTTCCTCAATGCCGACGTACAGCGGGCCGTCATTGAGCAGGAGCAGAAGAACAACACCATCGCCAACTACGTCAAAGAGTCCACTCTGCCGTATGTGGACATCGAGGTGAAGAACGTCATCCTCGATGACTTGCGCCAGTCGCCCTACTCGGCACGGATCGAGTTCGACAAGGTGTTCACCAACTCCGGCGACCAAAGCGTCTTGAAGCGGGAGAAGTGGACAGCCACCGTCACCTACGTCTTCAACCCGCAGGTATCGAACGAGAAGACCACGGTTGATCCTCTCGGCTTGACTATCATCCGTTTCCGCGTTGACCAGGCGTTCAGCTAGAGAACAGACTCACCCATCCCCACGAGGCTTTTCGATGTCCAGACTTGCTGCCAATCCGGCTGCTTCACCCCACTTGTGCCTGTGCAGGGTGTTCGCGGCGAACCGAGGCCAGAAGCCATGCAACGTCGTTGGCGAATGGTCATCCCTCATGGGAGTTCCCGGTCGCTCGAATGACGCTGCAGTTGGGGCAAACTTCCGCAGCCAAAGAGCAGATGAGAACTCAGTTCCGGCATGTGTCTGCCGTTTTGTATCCCGCCTTTTGCACGGTCACTGCTTCGGGGCCTATCCGGCGCCCTGCGGCAGCTCGCTCTTCTGCTTCGGCTACGCCGCCCTACGGGTTACGGTTTCCGTTCCGGACCCTCCGTAAATGCAGAGCTTCGGCACTTGGGAGCCGGGCCCACTTCGCTTAATAGTGACCCGAGCAAGTTCGGGAAATTCAACAAACGGAGACACGACCATGTACCAGAACAAAGTAACCCTCATCGGCTTTCTCGGCAACGACGCAGAAGTTCGCACCAACAACGACCGCAGCTTCACAACCCTCTCGCTGGCAACCAAGTCCTCCTACAAGAAGGATGGCAAGTACATCTCGCACACCGAATGGCACCGTTGCATCGTCTTCGGCAAGCTCTCGGAGTTCGCCGGCACCCTCACCAAGGGCGCACATATCCAGGTGGAAGGCGAGTTGCGGAGCCGGGAGTACGACAGCAAGAAGACGGACACCAAGCAGCGCATCTGGGAGATCAAGGTGAAGTCCATCCTCAAGCTCGACCGCGCCGAACAGGACGCCGCAGAAGAAGCGGAATACGAAGAGCACGAGGAGATCGCAACCGAGGACGCGGTCGCATAGGCCGCTTTCTCCTACCCAAGCGGGCAGCCCGGCATCTCTGGGCTGCCTACTTCTCTGAGGACGCTATGAGCTTCGAGTTGATACTTCCGTTCCTTCGCCCCATCGAGTCGCTGCTCTTGGACGACACCGTGAGCGAGATCATGGGCAACCCCGACGGCGTGTGGTGGTACGAGCGCCGTGGCAAGCTCTACCCCGCACCCGAAGTCAAATTCGAGACGCGGCAGCTCTTGACAGGGCTTGATGTCATCGCCAACAAACTCGGTCGCAAGCTGGGAGCGGACAAGCCGCTTCTCAATGCTCAACTCCCGGACGGGAGCCGTCTTGCCGCCGTCATTCCTCCAGTCGTCCGTCCTCATCCCTCTGTCACGATTCGGAAGTTCGCCAGAACCCGCTACACGCTTCCGCTGCTCATCCAGGAAGGTGCATTGGATGAGTCGCTTGGTGAGTTTCTGAGTGGCCTGATTGCTTCCGGCAAGACCGTTCTCATCAGCGGCGGAACTGGTAGTGGGAAGACCACTTTGCTGAACGCACTCACCGATTTCATCCCGGAGTCGGAGCGAATCGTCGTCATCGAAGACACTTCCGAGCTTCGCATCGCCAAGCCGAACCTGCTACCCGCAGAATGCCAGACGGACGGACACACCGGCCAGGTGAGTTTCAACGACCTCTTGAAGGCCGCACTCCGCTGGCGTCCCGACCGGATCATCCTCGGAGAGGTTCGGGGAGATGAAGCCCGGACTCTACTCGATTCGTTCAACACCGGCCACGCCGGTTCGATGGCGACCATTCACGCCAGCTCCGCAGTGAAGGCACTGCGTCGCTTTGGCGAGCTTGCGATGCGGTCGCATCAGCAAGCCAACCGCGACGACATCGCCGCAGAGATCGCGGACTCTGTGCAGTACGTCGTGCAGGTACAGCGGTACGCCAATGGCCGCAAGATCAGCGAAGTTGTCGAAGTTCTTGGCTATGACCGCACCGCCAAAGTCTTCGAGTTCGACACCAAGTTCAATCGCGCTGACCTCGCCGACTCTGCCCAGCTTGCACTCCCTGCGGAGTGGGCGCAGTTCGACAGGCCCACAGGTTCCATTGCACTCATACATCACTAAAGGAGAAACAGCATGGCACTACTTGAAGTCCAAACCGTAAACAAAGTCACCGCCACCATCGCTCTTGACGAGTCGATTGCTCAACGGACCGACCAGTACGCACTCTTCATCAATGCACCTTCGGACGAGGTCGTCTCGAAGGCCCTGGAGTACGTGTTCTCCAAAGACAAGGACTTCCTTACTTTCGCTCAGACGGCGGATGGGAAGAAGCCCGAACATCCGCTCCGTATTCGCAGGCCGATGGAAGCTGCGGAGAGAGCCAAGCGCGGACGGCGCTCGCCTCCCCCGGCAACTACTCCCTCAACTCCAGTGGCAACTCAGGGGACGAAGTAGTGGCTTCCCTGAGCAGTCTCGGCGGGGTGGAAACGGTGCTACGCACCGGAAGCATATTGACACTCCACCCCTCCGAGGGTCGTGCAGGGTGCCGTACAGCAACCTGCACGCGGACGTTCAGGATCAATGAGTTGCCCGAACTAAGTTGCCCTGCGATAACCCAGAGCAACTTGGAGTAACGCGAGAGGACACATCCAATGGCGATCCTCGAAGATAGCGAAATCGCAATGAAAGCGGAGGAAAGAACCCGCTTTCGCCTGAAGAGCGCCGGAACGAAACTCAATCAGCAGGAGCTTCGCAATCTCACTGCCTTGGCAAAACGCCGAGGAGTGAGACCTGGCGAGCTTATCCGCAAGCTCATCCTTGACGAGCTCGCCCGTGATGCCGGTGTGGTGGCGGCCAGCACGGAGCTTACGGAAATCATGGGCATCCGCCTCATGCTCACCAACCTCTTTCGCCCTCTTGCCACGGGACAAAAGCTCACACCGGAAGCCTTCGACAACATGGTTGCCGAGGTCAAGAAACGCAAACGCAGCGTCGCCGAAGACGCGATGCAAGACCTGGAGCGTGCATGATGAACACCACACAATGGGGTCGCAAAGAGACCATCATCTTCCCACCGCACTCGCCCATATACAGCTACGGCGCGATCTTCTTTGCGCTGATTCTGACGAGCATCTTTGTCTACCTGCGCTTCAGCTACGGGCAGACGCCATTGCAACAGTTCTACACACCGATCTACGCAAAGAGTGCGGCAGGAGGATTCCTCAACCGGAAGGGCAAGTACCAGCTCCTCTACGTCGGAGACGGAGCGAAGTCAGCCCGACTCGCCACCGAGTCTGACGTGCAGGATGGCGTGACCGCCGCTCCGAACGGTAAGCACATCCCGCTCGCCGTATCGGCCCAGGCTGCCGCCCAAGGGCTTCGCATTCTCTATCGCGGGCCGGAGCAGACATTCTTCGATGCGCCGCTCCATGCCTACCTCCGCACGGCGGTCTTCGGCGGCGATCAGCTCCGCAGCATCTACGCTCCGCCGCTCCTCTTCGGCTTCCTGTCACTGCTCGCGCAGCTCCCGTTTGCCATTCGGAAAGACATCCGCCGCCGCAAGGAATTGAAGTACGGACGGCGGCTCAAAGGCCCCGTCCTGCTCACGCCAAAAGAGTTCAATAAGACCGTAAACGGCGATGGCATCGGCTTCGTAACAACCGAGGCCAAGGACATGATGCGTATCCCGTTGCAAGCCGAGGCGCAGCATATCGAACTCATGGGCGACACAGGGGCCGGCAAGACGACTTTGATTATGCAAGTGCTCCGGCAGATACAAAGTCGGGGTCATTCCGCCATCGTTTACGACCCGGCCTGCGAGTTCATCCAGAGATTCTACGATCAGAAGCGGGGCGACCTGGTCCTCAATCCTTTGGATGAACGGTGCCCGTATTGGGGACCGTCCGAGGAACTGCGTCGCAAGGCCGAAGCCAAGGCTATCGCCGCCTCGCTCTACCAGCCGACCAGTGACAAGAAAGGTGAGTTCTTCACCGAGACGCCCCAGAAAATCTTCGCTCACTTGTTGACCTACGGCCCCAATCCGCAGCAGCTTGTGGAGTGGCTTTCCAATCCTGCCGAGATCGACCAGCGCGTGCGCGGGACAGAGATGGAGGCCATGATCGCCAAGGGCGCACAGCAGCAGCGGAATGGCGTTCTGGCCTCACTGGGATTGGTGGCGGACAGCCTTCGGATGCTCCCGACCAAGGAACAGGCCAAGAACAAAACGTGGAGCGCGACCGAATGGGCCGTCGAGCGGAAGGGTTGGATCTTCATTACGTCGAGTGCCACGGAACGCGAGGCGTTGAGGCCTTTGCACAGCCTTTGGATCGACTTACTCGTCATGCGGCTCCTCACTGCACCGCAGCAGAACCAAACTCCCGTCTGGTTCGTCTTGGACGAACTCGCCAGCCTACAGCGTCTCCCGCAACTCCATACGGCTATCACCGAAAACCGGAAATCCAAGAACCCTCTTGTTCTCGGATTCCAGGGCAAGGCTCAGTTGGAAGTCATCTACGGACATCTTGCCGAAGTGATGCTCTCGCAGCCCGCAACCAAGATATTCCTGAAAACGACGGAGCCGAAAGCAGCCGAATGGGTATCAAACGCCATCGGCAAAATCGAGATCGAGCGCATGAAGGAGACGCACTTCGACGGCTCCCGTTCTGGCAAGAACTTCACCATAGACCGTCAGGTTGAACCCCTCGTCATGGATTCGGAAATCTCCGGTTTGGAGAACCGCCATGCCTTCCTGAAGCTGGGCAACAACGTTGCCCGCTTCCACTTCGAGTACATGGACGTGGCACAAACCACACCCGGTTTTGTGCCGCGCAAGGTGGAGGACGACGAGCTGCCCTTCGACCCCAAGACGCTCGTACCGAAGGCGTCGGCACCCGTCGCGCCGAGTATCGACTTGGAGGCAGCTACACCCGCCCCAGCGCCAGTTCCATCCCCTTCGATTGCCGCGACGGAGGACGAAGACAACGCGGAACCTGAAGCGCCAACCGCAGAAGAGATCGCCTCCAGCGGAGCCAATCCCGACAGCCCGGACGACGATCAAGAAGAGGATGTACCGGTCGCAGTCGATGAAACGATCCGTGTCTGAGACCGCCCATGCTCACTATTTCCAAACCGCTCAGTTCCGGTCAGGCGCAGACCTACCACGCCAAGGAGTTCACGTCTGCGGAGCAGAACTATTGGAAGCAGGGCGATACCATCCTTGGCGAGTGGCAAGGACGACTGGCCGAGCAGTACGGCCTTGCCGGGGGCATCGACGCCCAACACTTCGCTCGCCTCAGTGAGGGGCAAAATCCCCTCACCGGCGAGCAGTTGGTTCGGCACCGTAACGGCCAGGAGTATACAACCGCCGATGGAACCACAGTGAAACCCGTCGAGCATCGGGCCGGTTGGGATGCCACGTTCTCAGCCCCAAAGTCTGTGTCGCTGACCGCCCTTGTTGGTGGAGATGACCGGGTGCGCGAGGCGCACCGGCAAGCCGTGACAACTGCGCTCACGGAGCTTGAGCGGTACACCCAGGCACGAATCGGCGGGAACCACGCCGCCGAAACAACCGGGAAGTTTGTTGCCGCCAAGTTCGAGCATGACACCGCCCGTCCGGTCGATGGCTATGCCGCGCCCCAGCTCCATACCCACGCAGTCATCTTCAATATGACGGAGCGCGCGGACGGCTCCACTCGCGCCGTCCAGCCCCAAAGCTACTTCGACAGCCAGCAGTTTGCGACCGCCGTCTACCAGTCTGAGTTGATGTACCGGCTCTCCCAGTTGGGCTATGAGATCGTACCGGGAAGAAGCGGCGCACCCGAGATCAAGGGCTACACGCAGGAGTACCTTGACGCCTCCAGCCCCCGCAGCCAGCAGATTCGGGAGTACCTCGAAAAGAGTGGCTTTGCGGGGCCAGAGGCCGCACAGATCGCCGCCCATACTACCCGCGACAAGAAGGAGATTCACACTCCGTCCGAGGTGCTGGCCGCTCACAGGCAGGTCGCCGCAGAGTTCGGCAATCAGGCAGATCGAGTCGTGCAGGAGGCAAGAGATCGTCCGAACACCATAGAACGGACACCGCTTGCAGCCGCGTCGGAACGAGTTCAAGAAGCGGTGACCTTCGCCAAAAGCCGCAACTTCGAGCGCGAGGCCGTCACCGATGAACGAGACATCATGCGCGACGCGCTCCGGCGTGGCATGGGCGACCTGACCTACAGCCAGGTGCGCGGGCACTTCGAGCAGCGAGTGACCTCGGGCGAGTTCCAGATCACTCCCGGCCAGAAACATGAAACGGGCCGCCAGTTCACGACCCGCGAGGCGATTGCCGAGGAGCTTTCGACCATCAAGCAGATGCAACAGGGACGACAGACCGCCGAGCCGATCATGCGTCAAGAGGATGCCGCAGCTCATGCCCGCTCCCGTGAATTTCTGAATCCAGCGCAGCAAAGAGCCATTGAGGAGGTGCTTACCTCGCAAGACCGAATCCACGGGCTGCAGGGTTTGGCCGGTTCAGGCAAGACCTCTGCTCTATCCAGTATCCGGGAGGGTGCGGAGCGAAACGGCTACGCCGTAGAGGGCTTTGCGCCGACCAGTCGCGCAGCCGGCCAACTCCGTGACGCTGGAATTCCAGCCGACGCATTGCAAGGCTTCCTTGCGCGTGGGGGCGTCGAGCGAAACGCGGGAGACCCGAACGCGCGGCACCTCTACATGCTCGACGAATCCAGTCTCGCCAGCACCCGCCAGATGCAATCCTTCCTCGAAAAGATCGGCCCGCAGGACCGGGTACTGCTTATCGGCGATACGCGACAGCACCAGGGCGTAGACGCCGGAAAGCCCTTCGAGCAGATGCAGGAAGCTGGAATGCGTACCTCCCAGCTTGACCAGATCGTTCGTCAGAAAGACCCGGAACTTCTCCGCGCCGTCGAGCACCTATCGCGCAACGAGACCGCGACAGGCGTTCAGCTTCTCCAGCAGCAGGGGCGCATCAGTGAGATCCCCGACCGCCAGCAGCGGATCGAGGCCATCGCGAAAGACTACGTTGCGCGGCCCGAGAATACGCTCATTGTCTCGCCCGACAACGCCAGCCGCCGCGACATCAACGATGCCGTCCGCGCGGAGTTGCAGACCTCCGGTGCTCTCTCGAAAGAGAATCACCCGATGACCGTTCTCACGCAGCGTTCGGAGCTGACCAGTGCCGACCGGAATTGGGCTGCCCTATACCAGCCAGCCGACATTCTCTACTACACCCGAGGCAGCAAGGAACTCGGAATCGAGCGCGGCACCTATGCCACCGTCGTTTCCACGAACCCCAAAGACAACTTGCTTACGGTGGAACGGCAGGACGGCCAGCACGTCACCTATAACCCCGAAAGACTTCACGGCATCGCAGCCTACCGTGAGATCGTCCGCGAGTTCTCCGAAGGCGACCGGATTCAGTTCACGGTGAGCAAGCCGGATATGGACGTGAAGAACCGAGATTTAGGCACCCTCGAACGGATTGAAGGCACCAGCATAAGCGTTCGGATGGACGGTGAAAAAGACCGAAC from Edaphobacter paludis includes:
- a CDS encoding type IV secretion system protein, encoding MGLLNFITQGCDSLSATAAPSVTAMGLRMCIALATIMLVWFGVQEALASSQGGPGFSMSRFLSFFMLITFAYVMVKYYDSSIPGLGSSIKGYINGGAQNLVQLIGTDSTDQMMNTLSQAQQNAGPGMVASFEQPYLVLIFAITQVLLGLLSALIAAIVGYGAIASTVVGLLGPVFIPFLVFDKLDFLFWGWLKAFISFSFYKVVAAACLSVLSHILTAYYTNFINATDPATMVKNFPLLLLLILVNVFVLLKIPALTASIFSGSSSGHDGGMGMITTAIMALG
- a CDS encoding VirB8/TrbF family protein, whose product is MQESMKSEVTPDISRAAERYLEQYGDPLVTNTYLKIAMLCLAGLCVMLGLLVFKSQKALASAKPFIIRISDVGHAEAIDYRNFDYRPQEAENKYYLTRWANLYFGRNRYTIERDQTQALYFLNADVQRAVIEQEQKNNTIANYVKESTLPYVDIEVKNVILDDLRQSPYSARIEFDKVFTNSGDQSVLKREKWTATVTYVFNPQVSNEKTTVDPLGLTIIRFRVDQAFS
- a CDS encoding single-stranded DNA-binding protein, coding for MYQNKVTLIGFLGNDAEVRTNNDRSFTTLSLATKSSYKKDGKYISHTEWHRCIVFGKLSEFAGTLTKGAHIQVEGELRSREYDSKKTDTKQRIWEIKVKSILKLDRAEQDAAEEAEYEEHEEIATEDAVA
- a CDS encoding ATPase, T2SS/T4P/T4SS family, whose amino-acid sequence is MSFELILPFLRPIESLLLDDTVSEIMGNPDGVWWYERRGKLYPAPEVKFETRQLLTGLDVIANKLGRKLGADKPLLNAQLPDGSRLAAVIPPVVRPHPSVTIRKFARTRYTLPLLIQEGALDESLGEFLSGLIASGKTVLISGGTGSGKTTLLNALTDFIPESERIVVIEDTSELRIAKPNLLPAECQTDGHTGQVSFNDLLKAALRWRPDRIILGEVRGDEARTLLDSFNTGHAGSMATIHASSAVKALRRFGELAMRSHQQANRDDIAAEIADSVQYVVQVQRYANGRKISEVVEVLGYDRTAKVFEFDTKFNRADLADSAQLALPAEWAQFDRPTGSIALIHH
- a CDS encoding type IV secretion system DNA-binding domain-containing protein gives rise to the protein MMNTTQWGRKETIIFPPHSPIYSYGAIFFALILTSIFVYLRFSYGQTPLQQFYTPIYAKSAAGGFLNRKGKYQLLYVGDGAKSARLATESDVQDGVTAAPNGKHIPLAVSAQAAAQGLRILYRGPEQTFFDAPLHAYLRTAVFGGDQLRSIYAPPLLFGFLSLLAQLPFAIRKDIRRRKELKYGRRLKGPVLLTPKEFNKTVNGDGIGFVTTEAKDMMRIPLQAEAQHIELMGDTGAGKTTLIMQVLRQIQSRGHSAIVYDPACEFIQRFYDQKRGDLVLNPLDERCPYWGPSEELRRKAEAKAIAASLYQPTSDKKGEFFTETPQKIFAHLLTYGPNPQQLVEWLSNPAEIDQRVRGTEMEAMIAKGAQQQRNGVLASLGLVADSLRMLPTKEQAKNKTWSATEWAVERKGWIFITSSATEREALRPLHSLWIDLLVMRLLTAPQQNQTPVWFVLDELASLQRLPQLHTAITENRKSKNPLVLGFQGKAQLEVIYGHLAEVMLSQPATKIFLKTTEPKAAEWVSNAIGKIEIERMKETHFDGSRSGKNFTIDRQVEPLVMDSEISGLENRHAFLKLGNNVARFHFEYMDVAQTTPGFVPRKVEDDELPFDPKTLVPKASAPVAPSIDLEAATPAPAPVPSPSIAATEDEDNAEPEAPTAEEIASSGANPDSPDDDQEEDVPVAVDETIRV
- the mobF gene encoding MobF family relaxase; translation: MLTISKPLSSGQAQTYHAKEFTSAEQNYWKQGDTILGEWQGRLAEQYGLAGGIDAQHFARLSEGQNPLTGEQLVRHRNGQEYTTADGTTVKPVEHRAGWDATFSAPKSVSLTALVGGDDRVREAHRQAVTTALTELERYTQARIGGNHAAETTGKFVAAKFEHDTARPVDGYAAPQLHTHAVIFNMTERADGSTRAVQPQSYFDSQQFATAVYQSELMYRLSQLGYEIVPGRSGAPEIKGYTQEYLDASSPRSQQIREYLEKSGFAGPEAAQIAAHTTRDKKEIHTPSEVLAAHRQVAAEFGNQADRVVQEARDRPNTIERTPLAAASERVQEAVTFAKSRNFEREAVTDERDIMRDALRRGMGDLTYSQVRGHFEQRVTSGEFQITPGQKHETGRQFTTREAIAEELSTIKQMQQGRQTAEPIMRQEDAAAHARSREFLNPAQQRAIEEVLTSQDRIHGLQGLAGSGKTSALSSIREGAERNGYAVEGFAPTSRAAGQLRDAGIPADALQGFLARGGVERNAGDPNARHLYMLDESSLASTRQMQSFLEKIGPQDRVLLIGDTRQHQGVDAGKPFEQMQEAGMRTSQLDQIVRQKDPELLRAVEHLSRNETATGVQLLQQQGRISEIPDRQQRIEAIAKDYVARPENTLIVSPDNASRRDINDAVRAELQTSGALSKENHPMTVLTQRSELTSADRNWAALYQPADILYYTRGSKELGIERGTYATVVSTNPKDNLLTVERQDGQHVTYNPERLHGIAAYREIVREFSEGDRIQFTVSKPDMDVKNRDLGTLERIEGTSISVRMDGEKDRTLTFDTSQMRHFDHGYAVTSHSSQGLTTDRVLVNMDTTTHPELINTRFAYVSVSRASQDARIYTNDVSTLAERLSTDISKTSALEVSRPNGEAQTQQPQPKEQTMTNTREQTQEEQRRQFQHEAQNPANDKAQVQTEIDLRHYAPIQTALPNEASSYEWKRETGDIQSYQHQQTGGWLHIDPQGQFYDRQAQPISRDVALEATAHSVTPAIADQGHTQSRANDTIDSGISL